In Zea mays cultivar B73 chromosome 7, Zm-B73-REFERENCE-NAM-5.0, whole genome shotgun sequence, the following proteins share a genomic window:
- the LOC103631955 gene encoding uncharacterized protein, translating to MDGGSCGLEGASVVTSTTSAGIQLLPEKHYADEACGAMASSNGPEGVPVVTSADDPPTRADIPFLCNSVDETCEATGDDSAPLNAQICTGFSKLISLEVKKGLQKCATFPPSSGQPQQEDCSCSHVGDGLTGAPAFWRFVSLPSSVPIV from the exons ATGGACGGTGGTTCCTGTGGTCTCGAGGGAGCGTCGGTAGTGACATCTACTACCAGCGCTGGTATTCAGCTTCTGCCAGAGAAGCACTACGCCGATGAAGCTTGTGGAGCCATGGCGAGCAGTAATGGTCCTGAAGGAGTGCCAGTAGTGACTTCTGCTGATGACCCTCCGACCCGTGCCGATATTCCATTTCTCTGCAATTCAGTTGATGAAACCTGTGAAGCCACAGGGGACGACAGTGCTCCCTTGAATGCTCAGATATGTACGGGTTTCTCTAAGTTGATCAGCTTGGAGGTGAAGAAAGGCCTCCAGAAGTGCGCGACGTTCCCACCCTCGTCTGGTCAGCCTCAGCAGGAGGATTGTTCATGCTCCCATGTAGGTGATGGCCTCACGGGTGCTCCTGCTTTCTGGCGATTTGTGTCCTTACCT AGCTCAGTTCCAATTGTTTAA
- the LOC103631956 gene encoding pentatricopeptide repeat-containing protein At2g22070-like: protein MANFVLYMYGKCGDAETARAVFERMQMRSVSRWNVMVSLYIHQGRMDLVVSMFENMVEQTIVTWKTIIAGYNQNGLDGMALNFFSRTLSASSMEPDAFTVVSVLSAYTNLRMLKIGKQMHSYILRTGMSCRSQIMNALISTYTKSRSIKTARRIMDQAVVADLNVISFTALLEGYAKLGDTKQARELFDVMNNRDVIAWTPMIVGY from the coding sequence ATGGCCAACTTCGTGCTCTACATGTATGGCAAGTGTGGGGATGCTGAGACAGCGAGGGCTGTGTTTGAGAGGATGCAGATGCGGAGTGTGTCACGCTGGAATGTCATGGTGTCGTTGTACATCCACCAAGGGAGGATGGACCTTGTTGTGTCCATGTTCGAGAACATGGTAGAGCAAACCATTGTCACTTGGAAAACCATCATAGCAGGGTATAACCAGAATGGGCTTGATGGCATGGCATTGAATTTCTTCTCACGAACGCTGAGTGCTTCTTCCATGGAGCCAGATGCATTCACAGTGGTTAGTGTCCTATCAGCTTACACTAACCTTCGCATGCTGAAGATTGGAAAACAGATGCACTCTTATATCTTGAGAACTGGAATGTCGTGCAGGAGTCAGATCATGAATGCTCTCATCTCAACTTATACAAAATCCAGAAGTATTAAGACTGCAAGGAGGATCATGGACCAGGCAGTGGTTGCTGATCTGAATGTTATCTCCTTCACGGCTCTCCTAGAAGGCTATGCCAAGCTTGGAGACACAAAGCAGGCAAGGGAACTCTTCGACGTTATGAATAATCGAGATGTCATTGCCTGGACTCCTATGATTGTTGGCTATTAG